Proteins found in one Bacillus subtilis subsp. subtilis str. 168 genomic segment:
- the yhcT gene encoding putative RNA pseudouridine synthase (Evidence 3: Putative function from multiple computational evidences; PubMedId: 9814761, 15044829; Product type e: enzyme) — MNQKGRGLEILINEKQDGQWLFSVLKTALKASKPVIQDWMSHQQIKVNHESVLNNMIVKKGDRVFIDLQESEASSVIPEYGELDILFEDNHMLIINKPAGIATHPNEDGQTGTLANLIAYHYQINGETCKVRHVHRLDQDTSGAIVFAKHRLAHAILDQQLEKKTLKRTYTAIAEGKLRTKKGTINSPIGRDRSHPTRRRVSPGGQTAVTHFKVMASNAKERLSLVELELETGRTHQIRVHLASLGHPLTGDSLYGGGSKLLNRQALHANKVQAVHPITDELIVAEAPFPADMKNLCRTYFS; from the coding sequence ATGAACCAAAAAGGCAGAGGGCTTGAGATCCTCATCAATGAAAAACAGGACGGCCAATGGCTGTTTTCCGTACTCAAAACAGCGCTCAAAGCTTCTAAACCAGTGATACAAGACTGGATGTCCCATCAACAGATAAAGGTCAATCACGAATCCGTCTTAAACAATATGATTGTAAAAAAGGGAGACCGCGTGTTCATTGATCTTCAGGAAAGTGAAGCATCTTCGGTCATTCCGGAGTATGGCGAGCTTGATATTTTATTTGAGGACAATCATATGCTCATCATCAATAAACCCGCTGGCATCGCGACGCATCCGAATGAGGATGGGCAAACCGGCACACTGGCTAATTTGATCGCGTATCATTATCAGATAAATGGCGAAACATGTAAGGTGCGCCACGTCCATCGTCTTGATCAGGATACATCTGGCGCTATCGTTTTTGCCAAGCATCGTTTGGCACACGCCATCTTAGACCAGCAGTTAGAGAAAAAGACGCTGAAGCGTACGTATACCGCTATCGCTGAAGGTAAGCTACGGACGAAAAAAGGGACAATTAATTCACCGATCGGCAGAGACCGCTCACACCCGACAAGACGCCGGGTTTCACCAGGCGGGCAAACAGCCGTCACTCATTTCAAGGTAATGGCCAGCAATGCGAAAGAACGGCTGTCGCTCGTTGAATTAGAGCTGGAAACAGGCAGAACACACCAAATCCGTGTTCATCTGGCGAGCCTCGGCCATCCGTTGACAGGAGACTCGCTTTACGGAGGCGGGAGCAAGCTGCTAAACAGGCAGGCACTGCACGCCAATAAAGTACAAGCGGTTCACCCGATAACAGACGAGCTCATAGTTGCTGAAGCCCCTTTCCCTGCTGATATGAAAAACCTTTGCCGCACATATTTTTCATGA
- the yhcU gene encoding hypothetical protein (Evidence 4: Unknown function but conserved in other organisms) yields MARKVIDVRIVNAATAEQESFIKELSMELIHDVFPLYFSELDIQRFKKKGVLSLNNHYYQGTLKEAFQIMACLQMIHIILTKPSPHSDLSDQAIFEKNSKMLNDFGIYFPFAFSDFQKKTNKAFFGQRRLI; encoded by the coding sequence ATGGCAAGAAAGGTGATTGACGTGAGAATTGTGAACGCAGCAACTGCAGAACAGGAGAGCTTTATCAAGGAGCTGTCTATGGAGCTGATCCATGATGTATTTCCTCTTTATTTCTCCGAACTGGACATTCAGCGCTTTAAAAAGAAAGGCGTTCTGTCTTTAAATAACCATTATTACCAAGGAACATTAAAAGAAGCATTTCAAATTATGGCTTGTCTGCAAATGATACATATTATCCTGACCAAGCCTTCGCCGCACTCTGATTTGAGTGATCAGGCGATTTTTGAAAAAAACAGCAAGATGCTGAATGATTTTGGGATTTATTTTCCGTTTGCTTTTTCTGACTTTCAAAAGAAGACTAACAAAGCCTTTTTCGGTCAAAGAAGGCTGATATAA
- the glpW gene encoding promiscuous phosphoglycolate phosphatase / glycerol-3-phosphate phosphatase / 2-deoxyglucose-6-phosphatase (Evidence 2a: Function from experimental evidences in other organisms; PubMedId: 16990279, 22353596; Product type e: enzyme), with amino-acid sequence MIKALIFDFDGLILDTETHEYEVLQEIFEEHGSVLPLSVWGKVIGTAAGFRPFEYLEEQIGKKLNHEELTQLRRERFAKRMESEKARPGVEAYLNAAKDLGLKIGLASSSDYKWVSGHLKQIGLFDDFEVIQTADDVEEVKPNPELYLLAAKNLGVSPAECLAFEDSVNGSIAAKRAGMKCVIVPNKVTGTLMFEDYDHRLESMAEMELALLLDHLNSQN; translated from the coding sequence GTGATTAAAGCGTTAATTTTTGATTTTGACGGGCTTATTCTAGATACAGAAACACACGAATATGAGGTTCTTCAGGAAATATTTGAAGAGCACGGCTCAGTGCTGCCGCTATCTGTCTGGGGAAAGGTCATCGGAACTGCTGCGGGTTTCCGGCCTTTTGAATATTTAGAAGAGCAGATCGGGAAAAAGCTGAACCATGAAGAGCTCACACAATTGAGAAGAGAGCGGTTTGCCAAACGCATGGAATCAGAAAAAGCGAGACCTGGTGTCGAAGCGTATTTGAATGCGGCAAAGGATTTAGGCTTAAAAATAGGCCTTGCCTCCAGCTCTGATTATAAATGGGTGTCCGGCCATTTGAAGCAAATCGGCCTGTTTGATGATTTTGAAGTTATTCAAACGGCGGATGATGTGGAAGAGGTGAAGCCGAATCCTGAACTCTATTTATTGGCGGCAAAGAACCTGGGGGTATCGCCAGCGGAATGTCTCGCGTTTGAGGATTCTGTCAATGGTTCGATTGCTGCGAAACGTGCAGGCATGAAGTGTGTCATTGTCCCGAATAAAGTAACGGGTACCTTGATGTTTGAAGACTATGATCACAGGCTTGAATCAATGGCGGAGATGGAGCTCGCCCTATTGCTTGATCATCTGAACTCACAAAACTAG
- the glpK gene encoding glycerol kinase (sn-glycerol-3-phosphate generating) (Evidence 2a: Function from experimental evidences in other organisms; PubMedId: 9972264, 10920256, 11929549, 22720735; Product type e: enzyme) — protein METYILSLDQGTTSSRAILFNKEGKIVHSAQKEFTQYFPHPGWVEHNANEIWGSVLAVIASVISESGISASQIAGIGITNQRETTVVWDKDTGSPVYNAIVWQSRQTSGICEELREKGYNDKFREKTGLLIDPYFSGTKVKWILDNVEGAREKAEKGELLFGTIDTWLIWKMSGGKAHVTDYSNASRTLMFNIYDLKWDDELLDILGVPKSMLPEVKPSSHVYAETVDYHFFGKNIPIAGAAGDQQSALFGQACFEEGMGKNTYGTGCFMLMNTGEKAIKSEHGLLTTIAWGIDGKVNYALEGSIFVAGSAIQWLRDGLRMFQDSSLSESYAEKVDSTDGVYVVPAFVGLGTPYWDSDVRGSVFGLTRGTTKEHFIRATLESLAYQTKDVLDAMEADSNISLKTLRVDGGAVKNNFLMQFQGDLLNVPVERPEINETTALGAAYLAGIAVGFWKDRSEIANQWNLDKRFEPELEEEKRNELYKGWQKAVKAAMAFK, from the coding sequence ATGGAAACGTACATTTTATCCTTAGATCAGGGGACGACAAGTTCAAGAGCGATTCTGTTTAATAAAGAAGGCAAAATTGTCCACTCTGCTCAAAAGGAATTTACACAATACTTCCCGCATCCTGGCTGGGTTGAGCATAATGCCAATGAAATTTGGGGCTCTGTCCTCGCGGTTATCGCCTCAGTCATCTCTGAATCAGGAATCAGCGCTTCTCAAATTGCCGGCATCGGCATCACGAACCAGCGCGAGACGACGGTTGTGTGGGATAAAGATACAGGAAGTCCTGTCTATAATGCAATCGTTTGGCAGTCCAGACAGACGTCCGGCATTTGTGAGGAACTTCGTGAAAAAGGATATAATGATAAATTCAGAGAAAAAACAGGGCTTTTAATCGATCCTTACTTCTCCGGCACGAAGGTGAAGTGGATTTTAGACAATGTGGAAGGCGCAAGAGAAAAAGCGGAAAAAGGCGAGCTGCTGTTTGGAACGATTGATACGTGGCTCATTTGGAAAATGTCAGGCGGAAAAGCGCATGTGACCGATTACTCCAATGCCTCAAGAACACTGATGTTTAATATTTACGATTTAAAATGGGACGATGAACTGCTCGACATTCTAGGCGTACCGAAATCCATGCTCCCTGAAGTGAAGCCGTCCTCTCATGTGTATGCGGAGACTGTTGATTATCACTTCTTCGGAAAAAATATCCCGATTGCTGGAGCGGCAGGCGACCAGCAGTCCGCATTGTTCGGCCAGGCATGCTTTGAAGAAGGCATGGGGAAAAACACTTACGGCACAGGATGTTTCATGCTGATGAATACCGGGGAAAAAGCAATTAAGTCCGAACATGGGCTTTTGACAACAATCGCTTGGGGCATTGACGGAAAAGTGAACTATGCGTTAGAAGGGAGCATTTTTGTCGCAGGCTCTGCCATCCAGTGGCTTAGAGACGGTTTGAGAATGTTCCAGGATTCATCGCTAAGCGAATCTTATGCAGAAAAAGTGGATTCAACTGACGGCGTGTATGTTGTTCCAGCATTTGTCGGACTGGGAACGCCTTACTGGGACAGCGATGTGCGCGGTTCGGTTTTCGGCCTGACAAGAGGGACAACAAAAGAGCACTTTATCCGTGCGACACTGGAGTCATTGGCTTATCAGACCAAAGATGTGCTTGACGCAATGGAAGCAGATTCAAACATTTCATTAAAGACGCTCCGTGTAGACGGAGGAGCTGTAAAAAACAATTTCCTAATGCAGTTCCAAGGAGACCTGTTGAATGTTCCTGTGGAGCGCCCGGAAATTAATGAAACGACTGCACTTGGCGCGGCTTATTTGGCGGGTATCGCTGTGGGATTCTGGAAGGACCGTTCTGAAATCGCGAACCAGTGGAATCTGGATAAACGGTTTGAGCCTGAATTGGAAGAAGAAAAACGAAATGAGCTGTATAAAGGCTGGCAAAAAGCCGTGAAAGCAGCTATGGCTTTTAAATAA
- the srtA gene encoding sortase A (Evidence 1a: Function from experimental evidences in the studied strain; PubMedId: 12823805, 21800427, 22020651, 25038633; Product type e: enzyme) translates to MKKVIPLFIIAAGLVIAGYGGFKLIDTNTKTEQTLKEAKLAAKKPQEASGTKNSTDQAKNKASFKPETGQASGILEIPKINAELPIVEGTDADDLEKGVGHYKDSYYPDENGQIVLSGHRDTVFRRTGELEKGDQLRLLLSYGEFTYEIVKTKIVDKDDTSIITLQHEKEELILTTCYPFSYVGNAPKRYIIYGKRVT, encoded by the coding sequence GTGAAAAAAGTTATTCCACTATTCATCATTGCTGCCGGCCTAGTGATCGCAGGCTATGGAGGCTTTAAATTGATCGATACGAATACGAAAACGGAACAGACATTAAAAGAAGCAAAGCTGGCGGCTAAAAAGCCGCAGGAAGCTTCGGGGACGAAAAATAGCACAGATCAAGCAAAGAACAAAGCATCATTTAAGCCTGAGACCGGCCAAGCGAGCGGCATTTTAGAAATACCGAAAATCAATGCAGAGCTTCCGATCGTGGAGGGCACCGATGCTGATGATTTAGAAAAAGGTGTCGGGCATTACAAGGACAGCTATTATCCTGATGAAAACGGACAAATTGTGCTGTCAGGGCATCGGGATACCGTGTTTCGCCGGACGGGAGAGCTGGAAAAGGGGGATCAGCTCCGTCTTCTCCTGTCATATGGAGAATTCACATATGAAATTGTAAAAACAAAAATTGTCGATAAGGATGACACATCTATTATCACGCTCCAGCATGAAAAGGAAGAGCTGATTCTGACGACCTGCTATCCGTTTTCATACGTCGGAAATGCCCCGAAGCGCTATATTATATATGGAAAACGAGTGACTTAA
- the yhxA gene encoding putative aminotransferase (Evidence 3: Putative function from multiple computational evidences; PubMedId: 11082195, 23610425; Product type e: enzyme), whose product MEMMGMENIQQNQGLKQKDEQFVWHAMKGAHQADSLIAQKAEGAWVTDTDGRRYLDAMSGLWCVNIGYGRKELAEAAYEQLKELPYYPLTQSHAPAIQLAEKLNEWLGGDYVIFFSNSGSEANETAFKIARQYHLQNGDHSRYKFISRYRAYHGNTLGALSATGQAQRKYKYEPLSQGFLHAAPPDIYRNPDDADTLESANEIDRIMTWELSETIAGVIMEPIITGGGILMPPDGYMKKVEDICRRHGALLICDEVICGFGRTGEPFGFMHYGVKPDIITMAKGITSAYLPLSATAVKRDIFEAYQGEAPYDRFRHVNTFGGSPAACALALKNLQIMEDEQLIQRSRDLGAKLLGELQALREHPAVGDVRGKGLLIGIELVKDKLTKEPADAAKVNQVVAACKEKGLIIGKNGDTVAGYNNVIQLAPPFCLTEEDLSFIVKTVKESFQTI is encoded by the coding sequence ATGGAGATGATGGGGATGGAAAACATTCAGCAAAATCAGGGATTAAAGCAAAAAGATGAGCAATTTGTGTGGCATGCCATGAAGGGAGCGCATCAAGCGGACAGCCTGATAGCCCAGAAGGCCGAAGGGGCCTGGGTAACCGACACAGACGGACGCCGCTATTTGGATGCGATGTCCGGTTTGTGGTGCGTCAACATTGGTTACGGCAGAAAGGAGCTTGCGGAGGCTGCCTATGAGCAACTAAAGGAGCTGCCTTACTACCCGTTAACGCAAAGTCACGCACCCGCAATTCAACTGGCGGAAAAGCTGAATGAATGGCTTGGCGGCGATTATGTTATTTTTTTTTCCAACAGCGGATCGGAAGCAAACGAAACTGCTTTTAAAATTGCCCGCCAGTACCATCTGCAAAACGGCGACCACAGCCGTTATAAATTCATCTCAAGATATCGGGCATACCACGGCAATACATTGGGAGCGCTCTCAGCTACCGGACAGGCGCAGCGGAAATATAAATACGAGCCTTTGAGCCAAGGGTTCCTGCATGCAGCTCCGCCAGATATATACCGGAATCCTGATGATGCAGACACGCTTGAAAGCGCAAATGAAATCGACCGCATCATGACATGGGAATTAAGCGAAACGATTGCCGGGGTCATTATGGAGCCCATCATTACAGGCGGAGGCATCCTAATGCCGCCGGACGGATATATGAAGAAGGTGGAGGACATTTGCCGGCGCCACGGAGCCCTTTTGATTTGCGATGAAGTGATCTGCGGGTTTGGACGGACAGGTGAGCCGTTCGGGTTTATGCACTACGGTGTGAAGCCTGATATCATTACGATGGCAAAGGGAATCACAAGCGCGTATCTGCCATTGTCAGCGACTGCTGTGAAACGGGACATTTTCGAAGCGTATCAGGGGGAAGCTCCTTATGACCGTTTCCGCCACGTGAACACGTTCGGCGGAAGCCCGGCTGCCTGTGCTTTGGCGTTGAAAAACCTGCAAATTATGGAGGACGAACAGCTGATTCAGCGATCCCGTGATCTTGGAGCAAAGCTTTTAGGTGAGCTTCAAGCTCTGAGAGAACACCCGGCAGTCGGGGATGTTAGAGGAAAAGGGCTGCTGATCGGAATCGAACTCGTCAAAGACAAATTGACTAAAGAGCCGGCTGATGCCGCCAAAGTAAACCAAGTGGTTGCGGCGTGCAAAGAAAAAGGGCTGATCATCGGCAAAAACGGCGATACAGTCGCCGGCTACAACAATGTCATCCAGCTTGCGCCGCCATTTTGCCTGACAGAAGAGGACCTTTCCTTTATCGTGAAAACGGTGAAAGAAAGCTTTCAAACGATATAA
- the yhcV gene encoding putative CBS containing enzyme (sporulation-/ germination-related) (Evidence 3: Putative function from multiple computational evidences; PubMedId: 17322312; Product type e: enzyme) → MSSVKDTMTTQVATVSPNQTIQEAASLMKQHNVGAIPVVEQGVLKGMLTDRDIALRTTAQGRDGQTPVSEVMSTELVSGNPNMSLEDASQLMAQHQIRRLPIVDQNNLVGIVALGDLAVNQMSNESAGSALTNISHQNIH, encoded by the coding sequence ATGAGTTCAGTTAAAGATACAATGACAACGCAGGTGGCAACCGTTTCTCCGAATCAAACGATTCAGGAAGCGGCTTCTCTAATGAAACAGCATAACGTCGGGGCGATCCCCGTTGTAGAGCAAGGTGTTTTAAAAGGAATGCTGACTGACCGTGACATTGCATTAAGAACTACAGCTCAGGGCCGTGATGGCCAGACACCCGTTTCAGAAGTGATGTCAACAGAACTCGTATCAGGAAACCCTAATATGAGTCTGGAAGACGCGTCGCAGCTGATGGCCCAGCACCAAATCCGCCGCCTTCCTATTGTAGATCAAAACAATCTAGTCGGGATCGTTGCGCTTGGAGACCTGGCAGTCAATCAGATGTCGAACGAGTCTGCGGGATCAGCGCTGACAAACATTTCTCACCAAAACATTCATTAA
- the yhcX gene encoding putative amidohydrolase (Evidence 3: Putative function from multiple computational evidences; PubMedId: 26337367, 26808445, 17555270; Product type e: enzyme), which produces MSEKLDLTRFEKKMVIRNIEEKDIDKIIDLQKDCFPGMEPWKREHLISHLEHFPEGQFCAEFEGEIIGSCSSLLINFDEYDDRHTWQDITDDGYITNHNPDGLNMYGIEVMVHPKYRRMKIGHRLYEARKDLARRLNLKSIIIGGRIPNYHKYAEEMTAREYVEQVTRHQIYDPVLSFQLMNGFTLMRINPNYLPDDTASIKYATLMEWNNVDYLPQQTKRYYKSAFPVRICVIQYEMKKIYSFEEFANQVEYYVDVASDARSDFAVFPEIFTTQLMSFLEERSPSLAVQRITEYTEDYISLFTDLAVKYNVNIIGGSHFVEEEGKIYNIAYLFRRDGTIEKQYKLHITPNERKWWGISAGDQVRVFDTDCGKIAIQICYDIEFPELARIAADKGAKIIFTPFCTEDRQGYLRVRYCSQARAVENQIYTVISGTVGNLPQTENMDIQYAQSGIFAPSDFEFARDGIVGETNPNIEMVVIGDVDLEILRRQRQNGTVRQLKDRRRDIYHIQYKK; this is translated from the coding sequence TTGTCTGAGAAATTAGATTTGACCCGGTTTGAAAAGAAAATGGTTATCCGCAATATCGAAGAGAAAGACATCGACAAGATTATCGATCTTCAAAAGGACTGCTTTCCAGGAATGGAGCCTTGGAAGCGGGAGCATTTAATCAGCCATTTGGAGCATTTTCCGGAAGGACAGTTTTGTGCAGAATTCGAAGGTGAAATTATCGGTTCGTGCTCAAGTCTCCTGATTAACTTTGATGAATATGATGACCGCCATACGTGGCAGGACATTACAGATGACGGTTATATCACCAACCATAATCCTGACGGCTTGAATATGTACGGAATTGAAGTCATGGTGCACCCGAAATACAGACGAATGAAGATCGGCCACCGTTTGTACGAGGCGAGAAAGGACTTAGCCAGACGCTTAAACCTGAAAAGCATCATCATAGGCGGACGGATTCCAAACTATCACAAATATGCAGAGGAAATGACAGCGAGAGAGTATGTTGAACAGGTGACACGCCACCAAATTTACGATCCGGTTCTTTCTTTTCAGCTGATGAACGGCTTTACCCTTATGCGAATTAACCCGAACTATCTCCCGGATGATACAGCTTCGATCAAGTATGCGACGCTGATGGAATGGAATAATGTCGATTATCTACCGCAGCAGACAAAACGCTATTATAAATCGGCGTTCCCTGTTAGAATTTGTGTGATCCAATACGAAATGAAGAAAATTTATTCCTTTGAGGAATTTGCGAATCAAGTAGAATACTATGTCGATGTTGCTTCCGACGCAAGATCTGATTTTGCGGTGTTCCCGGAAATTTTCACAACCCAGCTGATGTCCTTCCTTGAGGAACGGTCACCGAGCTTGGCGGTGCAGAGAATTACCGAGTATACAGAAGATTACATCAGCCTGTTTACTGACTTGGCTGTGAAGTATAACGTCAACATTATCGGCGGATCTCATTTCGTCGAAGAGGAAGGCAAGATCTATAATATCGCTTACCTGTTCAGACGGGACGGAACGATCGAGAAGCAATACAAACTCCATATTACGCCGAATGAACGCAAATGGTGGGGGATCAGCGCAGGAGACCAAGTTCGCGTGTTTGATACGGACTGCGGGAAAATCGCGATCCAGATCTGTTATGACATTGAATTTCCTGAGCTTGCCCGGATTGCGGCTGATAAAGGAGCCAAAATCATCTTTACGCCATTTTGTACAGAAGACCGTCAAGGCTATCTGCGTGTCAGATACTGTTCGCAGGCTAGAGCGGTTGAAAATCAAATTTATACGGTTATCTCTGGAACGGTCGGAAACCTTCCGCAAACGGAAAACATGGATATCCAATACGCCCAGTCAGGCATCTTTGCCCCGTCTGATTTTGAATTCGCCCGAGACGGCATTGTCGGCGAAACAAACCCGAATATTGAAATGGTCGTCATCGGCGATGTTGACCTGGAAATTCTCAGAAGACAGCGCCAAAACGGTACAGTGCGCCAGCTAAAAGACAGACGACGTGATATTTATCATATTCAATATAAAAAATAA
- the glpF gene encoding glycerol permease (Evidence 1a: Function from experimental evidences in the studied strain; PubMedId: 11929549, 15849754, 16850406; Product type t: transporter): MTAFWGEVIGTMLLIIFGAGVCAGVNLKKSLSFQSGWIVVVFGWGLGVAMAAYAVGGISGAHLNPALTIALAFVGDFPWKEVPVYIAAQMIGAIIGAVIIYLHYLPHWKSTDDPAAKLGVFSTGPSIPHTFANVLSEVIGTFVLVLGILAIGANQFTEGLNPLIVGFLIVAIGISLGGTTGYAINPARDLGPRIAHAFLPIPGKGSSNWKYAWVPVVGPILGGSFGGVFYNAAFKGHITSSFWIVSVILVVVLLGLYVYTKSHSAKTLSNSKYI; this comes from the coding sequence ATGACAGCATTTTGGGGAGAAGTCATCGGTACGATGCTGCTTATCATTTTTGGTGCAGGTGTTTGTGCAGGTGTCAATTTAAAGAAATCGCTTTCATTCCAGTCTGGCTGGATTGTTGTTGTATTTGGATGGGGATTGGGTGTTGCCATGGCGGCATACGCGGTTGGCGGCATCAGCGGTGCCCATTTGAATCCGGCGCTAACGATAGCGCTTGCATTTGTAGGAGATTTTCCTTGGAAAGAGGTTCCGGTTTATATTGCGGCGCAAATGATCGGAGCGATCATCGGTGCGGTGATTATTTATCTGCATTACCTCCCGCACTGGAAGTCAACGGATGATCCCGCTGCCAAGCTGGGTGTTTTCTCAACAGGGCCCAGCATTCCGCATACATTTGCAAACGTTTTAAGCGAAGTGATTGGGACATTTGTCCTTGTACTTGGAATCTTGGCCATAGGTGCAAATCAATTTACAGAAGGACTTAATCCTTTAATCGTCGGTTTCCTCATTGTAGCAATCGGTATTTCTCTGGGAGGCACCACCGGCTATGCTATCAATCCTGCACGTGACTTAGGTCCGCGGATCGCCCACGCTTTTCTTCCGATTCCGGGGAAGGGCTCATCAAACTGGAAATACGCATGGGTTCCGGTAGTCGGCCCGATTTTAGGCGGATCATTCGGCGGTGTATTTTACAACGCTGCATTTAAAGGGCACATCACAAGCAGCTTCTGGATTGTAAGCGTTATATTGGTTGTGGTATTGTTAGGACTCTATGTTTATACGAAATCACATTCTGCTAAAACATTATCAAATTCTAAATATATTTAA
- the glpP gene encoding sn-glycerol-3-phosphate responding transcription antiterminator (Evidence 1a: Function from experimental evidences in the studied strain; PubMedId: 11929549, 23610425, 22720735; Product type r: regulator), with translation MMSFHNQPILPAIRNMKQFDEFLNSSFSYGVILDIHLGQLKGVIKEAQKHGKNMMVHVDLIQGIKHDEYGAEFICQDIKPAGIISTRSNVIAKAKQKKIYAIQRLFLLDTSAMEKSMEFIGKHKPDFIEVLPGIVPSLIQEIKEKTGIPIFAGGFIRTEEDVEQALKAGAVAVTTSNTKLWKKYENFLTESD, from the coding sequence ATGATGAGTTTTCACAACCAGCCGATCTTACCGGCTATTCGCAATATGAAGCAATTTGATGAGTTTTTGAACAGTTCATTCTCTTACGGTGTTATTCTTGATATTCATCTCGGCCAGCTGAAGGGCGTGATCAAAGAAGCGCAAAAGCACGGAAAGAACATGATGGTGCACGTCGATCTCATTCAAGGGATTAAGCATGACGAATACGGTGCGGAATTTATATGTCAGGATATCAAGCCCGCTGGGATTATTTCCACAAGATCGAATGTGATTGCCAAAGCGAAGCAGAAGAAAATTTATGCCATTCAGCGCCTGTTTTTGCTTGATACAAGCGCGATGGAGAAAAGCATGGAGTTTATCGGCAAGCATAAGCCTGACTTCATCGAAGTGCTTCCCGGCATCGTTCCGTCACTCATTCAGGAAATAAAAGAGAAAACAGGGATTCCCATCTTTGCCGGGGGTTTCATCCGTACGGAAGAGGATGTAGAGCAGGCATTGAAAGCGGGGGCTGTAGCTGTCACAACATCTAATACCAAATTGTGGAAAAAATATGAAAACTTTTTGACGGAAAGTGATTGA